The Brachyhypopomus gauderio isolate BG-103 chromosome 7, BGAUD_0.2, whole genome shotgun sequence genome has a window encoding:
- the LOC143518460 gene encoding uncharacterized protein LOC143518460 isoform X2, whose translation MKMEESALLTEFKEERFPRPALKNLMTLIEGWKSWKDQLKETETELEQTDKQTPSKGELEEEEMTQEERECISQIRVEMREMEERIVRERVEMRQREEQEMRDAVRAVVEALRSSAEPVEKLIEKIKWYKHQKHEYRNRLSEVRDDERRELERELEREDQQMTEVKRELRRMQEERRKMVKNLRLEMKSREKSAATAVETDRQLFRNLHVYIIQTLMTKKQKEFDSRMEVKQRELETLRLNLSEMEKDKEKQLEERNKIIEEKNNQIKQKDTELEGHLKTKKNLNKIIHEKSELIKEKERILEVTTKEVETSKKQLETLGKELQDKSSQHQEMMILLEQQKTELAEKNKQLEEKDPTVPVRRRNSKELDPPKMGGESSSPDSPVLVPVPELRLVLLGRTGSGKSAAGNTILGREERSQAATSTLPQQSESRQGEVAGRKVTVVDTPDWFCPELSLEEVRQDVGLCVRLSAPGPHAFLLVIPVKQPAGEERGMLEKMEEMFGERCWRNTMILFTVTEEEQNPEQLIQSGNQEVQTLVEKCGNRFHCLNIKESGDGSQISELLEKIEKMVEGNSERFCSSEIYLETESQIREMEKIIMRERQKMKEREEEETRQKLERSIEDVLMKFTQLSADYHAQISKYEDRITELEIMLKEERDDSIKKDLERKLEIEIQKRKEAQLELDRLREESEKEKREMEDRHRQEMEEIRETYEGQARVEAERNLMKIIMPELQQKLWSVLTQKQKEFDCRIEEKERELEALRHKHREGIRAAVSKGGELIRTLENYLTY comes from the exons atgAAAATGGAGGAATCTGCTCTGCTGACTG AGTTTAAAGAAGAGAGGTTTCCTAGACCTGCTCTGAAGAACTTAATGACCTTAATAGAAGGATGGAAATCATGGAAGGATCAGCTGAAGGAAACTGAGACTGAACTGgagcaaacagacaaacaaacacccaGTAAAGGAGAATTAGAGGAAGAGGAAATGAcacaagaggagagagagtgcatCAGTCAGATCAGAGTGGagatgagagagatggaggaaagaatagtgagagaaagagtggagATGAGACAAAGAGAAGAGCAGGAGATGAGAGACGCAGTGAGGGCTGTGGTGGAAGCTCTGAGGAGCTCAGCAGAACCAGTGGAGAAACTGATTGAGAAGATAAAATGGTACAAACATCAAAAACATGAATATAGAAATAGGTTATCAGAGGTTAGAGATGATGAGAggagagagctggagagagaaCTGGAGAGAGAAGATCAGCAGATGACAGAGGTGAAACGGGAGCTGAGAAGGatgcaggaggagaggaggaagatggtGAAGAACCTCAGACTGGAgatgaagagcagagagaagagtgCAGCTACAGcagtagagacagacagacagctgttCAGGAACCTGCATGTATATATTATCCAGACTCTTATGacaaagaaacagaaagagtTTGATAGTAGGATGGAGGTTAAACAGAGAGAGTTAGAGACACTGAGACTGAACCTgtcagagatggagaaagacaaagaaaaacaactgGAGGAGAGAAATAAGATTATAGAAGAGAAAAACAAccaaatcaaacaaaaagaCACTGAATTAGAGGGACATTTAAAGACAAAAAAGAacctaaataaaataatacatgAAAAGAGTGAATTGatcaaggagaaagagagaatactGGAGGTCACAACAAAAGAGGTGGAAACCAGTAAAAAACAACTGGAGACACTGGGAAAGGAACTACAGGACAAGAGCAGCCAACACCAGGAGATGATGATCCTACTGGAACAACAGAAAACTGAACTGGCAGAAAAGAACAAACAGCTTGAGGAGAAAGACCCAACAGTCCCAGTCAGGAGAAGAAACAGCAAAGAGTTGGACCCTCCAAAGA TGGGTGGAGAATCCTCCAGTCCAGACTCTCCAGTGCTGGTTCCTGTACCAGAACTCAGGCTGGTGCTGCTGGGGAGGACTGGGTCTGGGAAGAGTGcagcaggaaacaccatcctgggcagagaggagaggagccaggctgctacatctacactcccccagcagagtgagagcagacaggGGGAGGTGGCTGGGAGGAAGGTGACTGTGGTGGACACTCCTGACTGGTTCTGCCCTGAACTCTCTCtggaggaggtgagacaggacgTGGGACTATGTGTCCGTCTGTCTGCCCCAGGACCCCACGCCTTCCTCCTAGTCATACCAGTGAAGCAGcctgcaggagaggagagagggatgctgGAGAAAATGGAGGAGATGTTTGGAGAGAGATGTTGGAGGAACACCATGATCCTCTTCACTGTTActgaagaagaacaaaatcctgAACAGTTAATTCAGTCAGGAAACCAAGAGGTCCAGACACTTGTGGAGAAATGtgggaacaggtttcactgtctcAACATTAAGGAGAGTGGGGATGGGTCTCAGATCtcagagctgctggagaagataGAGAAGATGGTGGAAGGAAACAGTGAGAGATTCTGCAGCAGTGAGATCTACCTGGAGACAGAATCTCAGATCAGAGAAATGGAGAAAATAATTATGAGAGAAAGACAaaagatgaaagagagagaggaagaagaaacaagacagaaactgGAAAGGAGTATAGAGGATGTTTTGATGAAATTTACACAATTATCTGCTGACTATCATGCACAAATCAGTAAATACGAGGATCGAATAACTGAACTTGAGATAATGTTAAAAGAAGAAAGAGATGACAGTATAAAGAAAGATCTGGAGAGAAAGCTGGAGATAGAgattcagaagaggaaagaggcTCAGCTGGAACTAGACAgactgagagaggagagtgagaaagagaagagagagatggaggatagacacagacaggagatggaggagatcagGGAGACGTATGAAGGACAGGCCAGGGTGGAGGCAGAGAGGAACCTCATGAAGATCATCATGCCTGAACTCCAGCAAAAACTTTGGAGTGTGTTgacacagaaacagaaagaaTTCGACTGTAGGatagaggagaaggagagagagttagaggcactgagacacaaacacagagagggaATTAGAGCTGCAGTTTCAAAAGGAGGAGAGTTGATTAGGACACTAGAGAATTATTTAACCTATTAA
- the LOC143518480 gene encoding DELTA-thalatoxin-Avl1a-like, protein MTNVSAAILAGASLAGLSIEKISRSINTDRNIVIEITNYSDTYILGNPRVYTSSGYCLNPPQPTIQKKTKEACSFTRSSDIARGAVGVLTYQILTDEMHCVGELAIMFSVPFDYNLYQNWFALGIFNHGISCNNDLFNQMYYDAPSKLSKFTRGKATGTGITFSAGDLTVKGTMSPARSSVMKVEFRKG, encoded by the exons ATG ACAAATGTTTCAGCAGCCATTCTTGCTGGAGCGTCATTGGCAGGCTTAAGCATTGAGAAAATATCTCGCAGCAtaaacacagacagaaacatTGTCATTGAAATTACCAACTACAGTGACACCTATATCCTAGGAAACCCAAG GGTCTACACCAGCAGTGGATATTGTCTCAATCCTCCACAGCCAACAATCCAAAAAAAGACCAAAGAAGCTTGTTCATTTACCAGATCTTCAGACATAGCCCGTGGAGCTGTAGGGGTCCTCACGTACCAAATCCTCACTGATGAAATGCATTGTGTTGGTGAACTTGCCATTATGTTTTCTGTGCCTTTTGACTACAATTTGTATCAAAACTGGTTTGCTCTTGGCATTTTTAATCATGGCATTTCTTGTAACAATGATCTATTCAACCAAATGTATTATGATGCACCCTCCAAACTCAGCAAATTCACAAGAGGCAAAGCGACAGGAACTGGGATCACATTTTCTGCAGGAGACCTGACTGTTAAGGGAACAATGTCACCTGCAAGGAGTTCAGTTATGAAGGTGGAGTTTCGGAAAGGTTGA